The Syngnathus typhle isolate RoL2023-S1 ecotype Sweden linkage group LG16, RoL_Styp_1.0, whole genome shotgun sequence genome includes a region encoding these proteins:
- the LOC133169421 gene encoding cytochrome P450 1B1-like has product MAVDPDFAVKSSSIMREWSGEVQPALVASFIFLFCLEACLWFRNLRLKRRLPGPFAWPVVGNAMQLGQMPHITFAKLAKKYGNVYQIRLGCSDIVVLNGDRAIRQALIQHSKEFAGRPNFPSFQMISGGRSLTFTNYSKEWKAHRKIAQSSLRAFSSANSQTKKAFEQHVMAEAMELVQAFLRHSTDGQYFNPSHEFTVAAANVLCALCFGRRYGHDDVEFRTMLTRLDKFGETVGAGSLVDVMPWLQSFPNPVRSLYENFKNLNEEFFAYVTDKVVQHRESFDPDVTRDMSDAIINVIEHGDESGLTKEFVEATVTDLIGAGQDTVSTIMQWIVLLLVKYPEEQAKLHDLIDKVVGPDRLPSTEDRSRLAYLDAFLYEVMRFTSFVPITIPHSTTSDVTIEGLSIPKDTVVFINQWSVNHDPLKWKDPHIFNPSRFLGENGALDKDVVNSVMIFSIGKRRCIGDQIAKVEVFLFTAVLLHQCGLESDPSHPVSQDCSYGLSLKPLTYSVTAKLRGKLLGLVSPA; this is encoded by the coding sequence ATGGCAGTGGACCCTGACTTTGCTGTGAAGAGCAGCAGCATCATGCGAGAGTGGAGTGGAGAGGTCCAGCCAGCTCTTGTTGCATCTTTTATCTTCCTCTTCTGCCTGGAAGCCTGCCTCTGGTTCAGAAACTTGAGACTCAAGAGAAGACTGCCGGGACCCTTCGCCTGGCCCGTTGTGGGCAATGCCATGCAGCTGGGCCAGATGCCTCACATCACCTTTGCCAAACTGGCCAAAAAATATGGTAACGTGTACCAGATAAGACTCGGTTGCAGTGACATTGTGGTGCTGAACGGCGACAGGGCCATACGTCAGGCTTTGATACAGCACAGCAAAGAGTTTGCCGGCAGACCAAACTTTCCCTCCTTCCAGATGATCTCAGGGGGGAGAAGCCTGACGTTCACTAATTACAGCAAAGAGTGGAAGGCGCATAGGAAAATTGCCCAGTCCAGCTTGAGAGCGTTCTCCTCTGCAAACAGTCAGACGAAAAAAGCCTTTGAGCAGCACGTTATGGCTGAGGCGATGGAACTGGTGCAGGCATTTTTGAGACACAGCACAGATGGACAATATTTTAACCCGTCTCATGAGTTCACAGTAGCTGCCGCTAACGTCTTGTGCGCACTTTGCTTCGGGAGGCGATACGGGCACGACGATGTGGAGTTCAGGACCATGTTGACGAGGCTGGACAAGTTTGGCGAGACGGTCGGTGCGGGAAGCTTGGTCGATGTCATGCCCTGGCTCCAATCCTTCCCCAACCCGGTCCGAAGTCTCTACGAGAACTTTAAGAATCTCAACGAGGAGTTCTTCGCCTATGTGACAGATAAAGTGGTGCAGCACAGAGAGTCCTTCGATCCAGATGTGACCCGGGACATGAGCGACGCCATCATCAACGTGATCGAGCACGGAGACGAGAGCGGCTTGACGAAAGAGTTCGTAGAAGCCACGGTGACCGATCTGATTGGAGCGGGCCAAGACACGGTATCCACCATCATGCAGTGGATCGTGCTACTGCTGGTCAAATACCCCGAGGAGCAAGCTAAGCTCCATGATCTCATCGACAAAGTGGTGGGTCCGGACAGACTGCCCTCAACCGAGGACCGAAGCAGGTTGGCATACCTGGACGCCTTCCTCTACGAGGTCATGCGCTTCACCAGCTTTGTCCCCATCACCATCCCTCACTCCACCACCTCAGACGTCACCATCGAAGGTCTCAGCATCCCCAAAGACACGGTGGTCTTCATCAACCAGTGGTCCGTCAACCACGACCCTCTGAAATGGAAGGATCCGCATATCTTCAACCCCTCTCGCTTCCTGGGTGAAAACGGAGCCCTCGATAAAGACGTCGTCAACAGCGTTATGATTTTTTCAATAGGTAAGCGGCGATGTATCGGTGACCAGATTGCCAAGGTCGAAGTGTTTTTATTCACGGCCGTCTTGTTGCACCAATGTGGCTTAGAGAGCGACCCTTCTCATCCCGTCAGCCAGGATTGCTCTTACGGGCTGTCGCTGAAGCCCCTCACATACTCTGTCACCGCCAAGCTTCGAGGAAAGTTACTTGGCTTGGTTTCTCCAGCGTAA
- the LOC133169420 gene encoding cytochrome P450 1B1-like, with the protein MAHMDAELTRNGVAREWSGQLQPALVATFFFLIFLEVGLRARNLRLKRRLPGPFAWPLVGNAMQLGQMPHITFAKLAEKYGNVYQIRLGCSDIVVLNGDRAIRQALIQHGREFAGRPNFVSFQYVSGGKSLTFSSYSKEWKMHRKIVQSTIRAFSSANSQTKKAFEWQIAAEAQELVDIFLKLGSQGHYFNPSHELTVAAANVICALCFGKRYGHDDAEFRALLQRVTDFGQTVGAGSLVDVMPWLQSFPNPVRSVFKNFKYLNKEFFKFVQGKVEEHRETFDPEVTRDMSDAILGVIAKTEGENGLTQGYTEGTVSDLIGAGLDTVSTALDWILLLLVKHPEIQTRLHQLVDKVVGPNRLPSVEDRGELAYLDAFIYETMRFSSFVPVTIPHSTTSDVTIEGFRIPKDTVVFINQWSINHDPLTWKDPQTFDPSRFLDDNGSLDKDLTNNVMIFSAGKRRCIGDQIAKVEIFLFFAILLQQCHFEKCPDKDLSLNCAYGLTLRPLDFKITAKPRRETIDTEDGKKSIN; encoded by the coding sequence ATGGCTCACATGGACGCTGAGTTAACTCGGAACGGCGTTGCTCGAGAGTGGAGTGGACAGCTCCAGCCTGCTCTggttgcaactttttttttccttatcttCTTGGAGGTCGGTTTACGGGCGAGGAACCTAAGGCTCAAGAGAAGACTGCCGGGACCCTTCGCTTGGCCCTTGGTGGGCAACGCCATGCAGCTGGGCCAGATGCCTCACATCACCTTCGCCAAACTGGCCGAAAAATATGGTAACGTGTACCAGATAAGACTCGGTTGCAGTGACATTGTGGTCTTGAATGGCGACAGGGCCATACGTCAAGCGCTGATTCAGCACGGCAGGGAGTTTGCAGGCAGGCCAAACTTTGTGTCTTTTCAGTATGTGTCGGGAGGGAAAAGCTTGACTTTCAGCAGTTACAGCAAAGAGTGGAAGATGCACAGGAAAATTGTTCAATCCACCATCAGAGCGTTCTCATCTGCCAACAGCCAAACCAAAAAAGCTTTTGAGTGGCAAATTGCAGCCGAAGCTCAAGAACTGGTTGATATTTTCCTTAAGCTAGGATCTCAGGGTCATTATTTCAACCCTTCCCATGAGCTAACAGTAGCTGCAGCTAATGTGATTTGTGCCCTGTGCTTCGGAAAACGTTACGGACACGATGATGCTGAGTTCAGAGCCTTGTTACAGAGAGTTACCGACTTTGGACAGACGGTTGGAGCTGGCAGCTTAGTGGATGTGATGCCGTGGCTTCAATCTTTCCCAAATCCCGTCCGCAGTGTGTTCAAGAATTTCAAATACTTGAACAAGGAGTTCTTCAAGTTTGTTCAGGGCAAAGTTGAAGAGCACAGGGAGACCTTCGATCCTGAGGTAACCCGGGATATGAGCGACGCCATTCTCGGGGTCATTGCCAAGACTGAGGGTGAAAATGGACTCACCCAGGGCTACACTGAGGGGACAGTTTCAGATCTCATTGGTGCAGGTCTGGATACTGTTTCCACTGCTCTCGACTGGATACTCCTCCTTCTTGTGAAACACCCTGAAATTCAAACGAGACTCCACCAGTTGGTGGACAAGGTGGTGGGGCCCAACAGACTCCCCTCTGTGGAGGACAGAGGTGAGCTGGCCTATCTTGATGCCTTCATCTATGAAACAATGCGGTTCAGCAGTTTCGTGCCCGTCACCATCCCCCACTCTACCACCTCAGATGTTACTATCGAAGGTTTTCGCATTCCAAAAGACACGGTGGTCTTCATCAATCAGTGGTCCATCAATCACGACCCCCTGACGTGGAAGGACCCGcagacctttgacccctcacgCTTCCTTGACGACAATGGCTCCCTAGACAAGGACCTCACCAATAACGTTATGATCTTCTCGGCAGGGAAGAGACGTTGCATCGGTGACCAGATTGCCAAAGTAGAGATTTTCTTGTTCTTTGCGATCCTCCTTCAACAATGTCACTTTGAAAAATGTCCCGACAAAGACCTCTCCCTAAATTGCGCCTACGGTTTAACGCTGAGGCCTTTGGATTTCAAAATCACTGCCAAACCCCGGCGAGAGACAATCGACACAGAAGATGGCAAAAAAAGTATAAACTAA